The nucleotide sequence CGGCTTGCCAGTGGTGTTGAGAAAAGTGGCGCCCAAGGGTTTGGAGTACTTGTCCCCCAACAGGAAGGTGTGGGCCACCTCAACTCCTCGAACTTCTTTCAAATCCGAGCTGTTACAGCTCGGACAGCTAGCTGGGGCCTTTACAACCTCAGAGTTGCCAGCAAAGCCGCAGGAACTGCACTGCAGTAGGTTGTCCTCGCCCACGGGCGATACATAATGGTATTCGTGGGATACACTGCCACCCATTATGCCAGTGGCGGCATTCACTGTAAATGAAATCTATGTTAGTAATGCAGTTTTTTTCGGTACGGAAATTATATTTACCCTTAACGAAAGGAACCTCCAGCTGTTTGAACAACCTATCGTATGCAGCATTAACTAGTGTGTAAGTTTCCATGGCTGTTTCTTCGCTGACATCAAAGGAATACATGTCCTTCATTAGGAATTCCTTGGCTCGCATCAAACCAAATCGAGTCTTAAGCTCATCCCTGAACTTGGGACCGATTTGGAAGAGTCTCAAGGGCAGCTGCCGATAGGAAATAGGTGAGGTGGTGGCCAGCATGGCAGTCACTGCCTCCTCGTGGGTCTAATCAATGAAATAAGTGTTTATTGGAATCGGAAATGAAGAAAACTGCTCACTCTCTCACTGGACTCATGAGGAACTGCTTGCCGCTGCGATCCCGCACCATGTAGAACTCGGATATATCGCCGTCCAGTCGCCCCGTCTTCTTCCAAAGTCCTGTGGGCGTCAGGATGGGCAGGGTGATCTTCTGCCCACCAGCCTGTTGCATGTTGCTTTGGACCAAGTCAATGCACTTGTCTACCGATCGCTGGGCCATGGGCATTATCTGGTAGGTGCCATTGCTGCCCGATTTTACCAAGCCAAGTTCTGTCAGCAGCTGGAATGTTTGTATGATTTCAATGACTACTTCTTTCGTAACACCATGGAAGTGTTCTCTACCTTTTGGCTGCGGGACAGTTGCTCCGTTTGCTTGACCACCGCATTTTTGGGTGTGATCAGGGCTGGACAGAAAATTCGGGATGCCTTATTCATGTTTTATACTTAATTGATATTGTTTTATTGCTATTATTCCATTAAAAGACCGGCAAAGtaaatgcaaaacaataatatGAATTCCCAGTGTGACCAGCAATAGGTAATCAAAATATACCTACATATTTAACTGAGAAACGGCATAACCTATTTACTTGAATACAAtgataattattattttttaaatttatttttttattctttgtGTAAATATAGGTGCAACACAttaaagttatttattttaaataaatggtttatatatacatattttattaaaactatAATGGTGCTTGAACACTTTTTTTGTAGTGTATGTGTTTTGTATCGTTATCGGCCCGGTCACACTGATTTCTAGCCGGCACATTGATTTGATTAACTCTTCAATATGGAGTCGAGTTTTCAGGAGCTGTATAAAAAAGGCCTGGATATAGGtgagcagcagaagcagcgcCAGAAGGAGCTGCTAAAGCAGCAGAAACTCCGCCGACAGCAGGAACAGGATGACTACCGTCCGCTGCAAAATCAAGAGAAACCGGTGCCAAGAAAGAAAAGCGGGAAACGTTCTGGTCACCAAAAAGGCATCCCGTACAGACCACAACTCTCGGAGTGGCTGCGCCATAAGCCCGACGATCTCAACGAGTGGCTGCTGGTACCTTGTCCAGTGGGCAAAAGGTGCCTCGTGGTGGCAAGCAAGGGGATCACCAAGGCGTACTCCAAAGGGGGCTGGATGTTCGTGAATTTCCGATCCTCGCTGCCCGGCGACTGGCAGCTCCAAAAGGGTGAAACAATACTAGACTGCGTGTATGTTGAGGATGCGGACACCTTCTATGTGCTGGATGCCATATCATTTGGGCTACAGGAAGTGCAGGAGTGCGAGGCGTCCTTTCGTTTCTATTGGTTGCGCGCCCGATTCGAGGAGCACGATTATGACAAGATTAGCGAGAACAACGAAAAGAAATTTAAGCTCCTGGATCACTTCGACTTCGAGGACCCCTCCGCAGTAGAACAGGCTCTGCATAAGTATCCTTTTTTCCCGGAGAACAAGCCAGACCTAGATGGCTTCCTATTTTATCATAAAGAGGCTAGTTATGTGTGTCGGGAAACTCCCTTAGTATGCTGGCTGTTTCCATTTATGATGGAGGATGTCCTTGGCTTGCCCGTTAATAAGTGCTATAAGGCCCCGGAGGATTACCAACCCAGCCATGTTTTGCAATATATGGATGCATTTGAACAAAAGCTGGCAGAGCACAGAAGGACTCTTAAAGAGCAGAAAAAGAAAGTGAACGAGCAGAAGGAGGATCCACACACCATGGAGGCGGAAGAGGATGTCGAAAGCGATGAGTACGATAGCTTAAAGCGAGTACTGGATCAACAGCGACGTCTGGAGCTAGGTGAATTCGACATGGACTGTGCGGAGCCGCCATCAGCTGATGGCTGCTAGGCGAAATGGGCAGCGGTGTGGGGGTGGCTTTTCTGCGCAGACGCTTTGAAAACACGGCCCTGGACAAATAGCCTCAGCTCGCGCCCAGGAAAATCAGAAAACCCAGATTGCGGCCAGCCCACCAGCAAACAGAACTTattgaaattgttaaaaaatttCTAACCAAACATGGTCATTCAGCGAAGTTGGAAGATCCCCACTGACGTGGGGGGTTCCATAAACAGCAGCACCACATCAGCTAACGAGGTGCAGCAGCGTTCATCTCCGGGCATGCAACTGCAGGCAGCCAATTCCTCCTCAGACGA is from Drosophila melanogaster chromosome 3L and encodes:
- the Snup gene encoding snurportin; the encoded protein is MESSFQELYKKGLDIGEQQKQRQKELLKQQKLRRQQEQDDYRPLQNQEKPVPRKKSGKRSGHQKGIPYRPQLSEWLRHKPDDLNEWLLVPCPVGKRCLVVASKGITKAYSKGGWMFVNFRSSLPGDWQLQKGETILDCVYVEDADTFYVLDAISFGLQEVQECEASFRFYWLRARFEEHDYDKISENNEKKFKLLDHFDFEDPSAVEQALHKYPFFPENKPDLDGFLFYHKEASYVCRETPLVCWLFPFMMEDVLGLPVNKCYKAPEDYQPSHVLQYMDAFEQKLAEHRRTLKEQKKKVNEQKEDPHTMEAEEDVESDEYDSLKRVLDQQRRLELGEFDMDCAEPPSADGC
- the ProRS-m gene encoding Prolyl-tRNA synthetase, mitochondrial, isoform B — encoded protein: MNKASRIFCPALITPKNAVVKQTEQLSRSQKLLTELGLVKSGSNGTYQIMPMAQRSVDKCIDLVQSNMQQAGGQKITLPILTPTGLWKKTGRLDGDISEFYMVRDRSGKQFLMSPVREPTRRQ
- the ProRS-m gene encoding Prolyl-tRNA synthetase, mitochondrial, isoform A produces the protein MNKASRIFCPALITPKNAVVKQTEQLSRSQKLLTELGLVKSGSNGTYQIMPMAQRSVDKCIDLVQSNMQQAGGQKITLPILTPTGLWKKTGRLDGDISEFYMVRDRSGKQFLMSPTHEEAVTAMLATTSPISYRQLPLRLFQIGPKFRDELKTRFGLMRAKEFLMKDMYSFDVSEETAMETYTLVNAAYDRLFKQLEVPFVKVNAATGIMGGSVSHEYHYVSPVGEDNLLQCSSCGFAGNSEVVKAPASCPSCNSSDLKEVRGVEVAHTFLLGDKYSKPLGATFLNTTGKPQSLVMGCYGIGITRVIAAALEVLSSDHELRWPKLLAPYDVCLIGPKQGSKEQPEAEVIENELLLNVGEICGHQELLHDDRKELTIGKRLLEAKRLGHPLTIVVGAKSARLDSPKLEVHTSKGETYELDFSETLKLVAEHSQHKKSLERGCFQSETEESKSRSVGHQL